Proteins encoded by one window of Salvia splendens isolate huo1 chromosome 5, SspV2, whole genome shotgun sequence:
- the LOC121805775 gene encoding cytochrome P450 98A2-like, whose amino-acid sequence MAALLLLSLPLAVALYLIYYRLRFRLPPGPFPWPVVGNLYDIKPVRFRCFAEWAQSYGPILSVWFGSTLNVVVSSSELAKEVLKEKDGQLADRHRSRSARKLSRDGQDLIWADYGPHYVKVRKVCTVVLFSPKRLELLRPIREDEITAMVESIYHDSTASSGKSVVIKKYLASMAFHNITRLVFGKRFVNAEGAVDKQGQEFKAIAINGLKLGASLAMAEHIPWLRWAFPLDEDAFTQHGARMERLTREIMQEHTLLRKKTGDTKNHFFDALLTLKDEYDLSEDTIIALLWDMIAAGMDTPAISVEWAMAELVRNPRVQQKVQEELDRVIGPDRIMTELDIPNLPYLQCVVKESLRLHPPTPLMLPHRANTNVKIGGYDIPKGSNVNVNVWAVARDPALWKNPLEFRPERFVEEDIDIKGHDFRVLPFGAGRRVCPGAQLGIDLTTSMIGHLLHQFSWAPPTGMRPEEINLEENPGTVTYMKNPVEALPTPRLAPHLYRRVAVDTI is encoded by the exons ATGGCagctctcctcctcctctccctccCCCTCGCCGTCGCTCTCTACCTCATCTACTACCGCCTCCGCTTCCGCCTCCCGCCCGGCCCCTTCCCGTGGCCGGTCGTCGGCAATCTCTACGACATCAAGCCCGTCCGCTTCCGCTGCTTCGCCGAGTGGGCCCAATCCTACGGCCCGATCCTCTCGGTCTGGTTCGGATCCACGCTCAACGTCGTCGTTTCGAGCTCCGAGCTGGCGAAGGAGGTGCTCAAGGAGAAGGACGGCCAGCTCGCCGACCGCCACCGCAGCCGCTCCGCTAGGAAGCTCAGCAGAGACGGCCAGGATTTGATCTGGGCGGACTATGGCCCGCACTATGTTAAAGTCAGGAAGGTCTGCACCGTCGTCCTCTTCTCCCCCAAGCGCCTCGAGCTCCTCCGCCCTATTAGAGAAGATGAGATCACCGCCATGGTCGAATCCATCTACCACGACTCCACCGCTTCCTCTG GCAAGAGTGTGGTGATTAAGAAATACCTGGCATCAATGGCGTTCCACAACATCACAAGGCTGGTGTTTGGGAAACGTTTCGTGAATGCTGAAGGAGCAGTGGACAAGCAAGGGCAGGAGTTCAAGGCGATTGCCATCAATGGGCTGAAGCTCGGCGCGTCTCTTGCGATGGCGGAGCACATCCCGTGGCTGCGGTGGGCGTTCCCCCTCGATGAGGACGCCTTCACCCAGCACGGAGCTCGGATGGAACGCCTCACCCGGGAGATCATGCAAGAGCACACCCTTCTCCGCAAGAAGACCGGGGACACCAAGAACCACTTCTTCGACGCCCTCCTCACCCTCAAGGACGAGTACGACCTCAGCGAGGACACCATCATCGCCCTCCTATGG GACATGATCGCGGCAGGAATGGACACCCCAGCCATATCCGTGGAGTGGGCGATGGCGGAGCTGGTCAGGAATCCGAGGGTGCAGCAGAAGGTGCAGGAGGAGCTGGACCGCGTCATTGGACCCGACCGCATCATGACAGAGCTCGACATCCCGAACCTTCCCTACCTGCAGTGTGTGGTGAAGGAGTCACTAAGGTTGCACCCTCCCACGCCTCTCATGCTCCCTCACCGAGCCAACACCAATGTCAAGATTGGTGGCTACGACATCCCCAAGGGCTCCAACGTCAATGTCAATGTGTGGGCAGTGGCGCGTGACCCGGCCCTGTGGAAGAATCCGTTGGAGTTCAGGCCGGAGAGGTTTGTGGAGGAGGATATCGATATAAAGGGGCATGATTTCCGGGTGCTGCCGTTTGGTGCAGGGAGAAGAGTGTGCCCGGGGGCGCAGCTAGGGATTGACCTCACAACTTCGATGATCGGGCATCTGTTGCACCAATTCAGCTGGGCTCCTCCCACCGGAATGAGGCCGGAGGAGATCAACCTGGAGGAGAATCCCGGTACAGTCACCTACATGAAGAATCCGGTGGAAGCGCTTCCAACGCCGAGATTAGCTCCTCACTTGTACAGGCGCGTTGCTGTCGACACCATTTGA